The region CAAGCGAAAACGGCCGGTTCCTGACCTCAGGTGTTTATATCTATACGGTAAAAACACAGACTCTGAACGGGAAAAGCAGCACCATGCAAGGTAAGCTGATGATCGTTCGGTAAGCTATATCGGAAGGATTTACCCGCATATAATCTCAGTCTTGCAAATTCAGGATGCAATAAGCAATATTCATTTTGAAATACCGTTTCAATATTTCAATTCTTAATTCCTTACTTTTGCCACACCAAAAATTATGTGTATGCGAGTTTTAACCAATTGGAAGAGGTTTGTATTAACCCTCGTGTTTTTCTCATCAATTTCTCTCTCTTTTTCACAAAACCCAAATTATATCGGTCAGCGGCTGAACACTGTAACATCCGCAGTGCCTTTTCTTATGATTGCCCCCGATGCCCGTGCCGGCTCGATGGGCGATGTAGGGGTTTCATCAACTCCCGACATCAACTCACTGCACTGGAATCCTGCCAAATATGCATTCATCGAAAAAGACATGGGCTTCTCTATGGCCTACAGCCCTTGGTTGCGAGCACTTGTAAACGACATTAACCTGGCTTACCTGACGGGTTACAAACGTCTTGATGAAAATTCATCCGTCGCTGGTGCATTGCTTTTCTTCTCACTTGGCGATATCACTTTTACTAATATTGAAGGTCAGCCAATCGGTAATTACCGCCCTTCGGAATTTGCCCTGTCAGCAACTTATGCCAGAAAATTCTCACAACACATTTCAGGCGCTGTAGCAGGCCGTTTTATTCATTCCAATCTGACCCAGGGACAGGAAGTGCAAAGCCAGGCAACCAAACCAGGAACCTCAATTGCTGCCGATGTTGCCGTTTATTATCAGAAAGAAGTTGATCTTTTTAATACCGATGCACTTGTGGCATGGGGTATCAATATCTCAAATATTGGTCAAAAGATTTCTTACAGCGATGACAATATCCAGAAAGATTTTATTCCTACCAATTTACGCTTTGGCCCCAGCTTAACCTTCGATCTCGACGATTATAACCGTATTTCTGTGCTTGCCGATTTCAACAAACTGCTGGTTCCAACACCTCCGCTGTATATGCTTGATTCGCTTGGGCAGCCGGTTATTGGCGATGATGGCCGTCAGCTTATTTTCAAGGGCATGGATCCCGAAGTCTCAGTACCGGTAGGCATGTTTCAGAGTTTTCATGATGCACCCGATGGCTTCAAGGAAGAACTTCGCGAGTTTAGTTTCGGAATTGGGCTGGAGTATTGGTACGACAAACAGTTTGCCTTGCGTGGCGGATATTTCCACGAACATGCCACCAAAGGAAACCGCAAGTATTTCACATTGGGCGTCGGGTTAAAATACAACGTTTTCGGGCTGGATTTTTCATACCTGGTTCCCACAGCTCAAAAACACCCGCTTGAAAATACCTTAAGGTTCACATTGTCATTTGATTTTGAAGCCTTCCGCGCTCAGGCAGCAACTACTAACTAATACCATGAATTTCCGTATTGGATTCGGTTATGATGTTCATCGCTTTGCCGATGGGCGTAAGCTGATCCTGGGTGGTGTCAAGATTCCTTCTACCAAAGGTTTGCTCGGGCATTCTGATGCCGATGTAGTCATTCACGCAATCTGTGATGCCCTATTGGGAGCCGCCGGTTTACGTGATATAGGATTTCATTTTCCAGATTCCGATTCGACTTTCAAGGATGCTGACAGCAGGAATATACTTGCCGATGTAGCAGCCCTGTTACAGAAAGACAGATGGATGGTCGGAAACATTGACTGCACCATTGCGTTGCAAGCCCCAAAAATCTCTGCTTATATCGAAGAAATGAGGAGCGTTTTATCAGGTATCCTGAAGGTTGATGCCAATGAGGTTTCGATCAAGGCTACAACAACCGAAGGGCTTGGGTTCGTAGGGCATGAGGAAGGCGCAGCCGCCTATGCTGTAGCATTGCTGTATCGCGCAACTTTAGCCGCCGAATAGTTTATCGTTAAAGTTTACCAGGTACACCCGTTTTACAGCGCGGGTCAGTGCTGTATAAATCCAGCGCAGGTATTCACTGTTTATTCCATCATCGGGCAGATAACCCTGGTCAACAAATACATCTTCCCATTGGCCGCCCTGGGTTTTATGACAGGTGAGCGCGTAGGCAAATTTTACCTGTAAAGCATTGTAATACGGATTACTGCGCAGTTGCCTGAAACGCTCAGCTTTGGATGGGATTGCTTCATAATCCAACATTACCTCTCCGAATAGTTTTTTGCTTTCTTCTTGCGTCAAGGCAGCAGATTCTGAATCAATTGTATTTAAGATAATCTTGAGTTCAAGCTCCGGTTCATCCGGATAATCCACCAAACGGGCATGTACATTGGCAAACCTGAATCCATACAAATCTTCTGTTTTGCGAACCCTCAAAATTTCAATCGTATCGCCATTGGCAATAAATCCGGCCTGTGATTCGGGCGGTAGCCAGAAATAATTATTCTTCACTACCATCATAAGATCGCCGGCTGCTACATCCGGATCGCGGAAAAGAATACGGTTTCTGATTTCTTTATTGAAAAGATTAGCGCGTTTATTTGAACGTGTCACCACCACTGTGCTCTCCACTCCTTTTGAATGTATGCTATGGTTCAAGGCATCTTCCAACTCACTTCCATTAATTCTTATTATGTCATCAAAGTTTTTCAATTGGAAGAAAGGCGGTTCACAAGAATCCATTTTAAGCATTTCACGCAGCAAAGTTGCATTGAAAAGCACACCTGATTCCTTTTCCTGCCGCACAACTTCAGTAAGTTCAAAGGACGTAAGTTGTAAAGGATAAGAAGCGCCCAGGTAGCTTGTATCGAGTGCCGGGCTGATATTGAGACCCACAGGAGGAAGCTGTGCGGTGTCGCCGGTAAGAAGCAGCCGGCAATTGCTGCTATACACGTATTCAATAAGATCGTCGAGCAGGTTGCGTGAGGATAAAATGGTGTCATTCCCAGCAGATTCGCTTTGGATCATTGAAGCTTCATCCACTATGAAGAGGGTGTGTTTGTGCAGATTAGTCCGGAGCGAGATGCTGATACCTCCGCCCGGTAAAGCCTGGTGCATATAAATTTTTCTGTGAACCGTGAACGCCGGTTTTCCCGAATACAGCGATAAAACCTTTGCCGCTCTTCCTGTCGGGGCAAGCAAAACAGTCTTCTTACCAAGCAATGGCAGGGATTTCACGAGCGAACTGACCATGGATGTTTTACCGGTTCCTGCATAACCTTTCAGCACGAAAACAGGATATCGCTGATTTTCCTGCCTTGAAAATATAAATTCAGCCAGCAGATCTGCCAGGGTTTCTTGCCCGGCAGTTGGTGTATGCTGAAGGTGTTCAAGTATAGATCCGGTAAATTCCTTTTGGTTCATTGAATGGGTTCAGAAGAGAAAGTTTAGAGGGTTTAGAGAGTTTAGGGGGTTTAGAGATTGGTTGCTGGTTACTGGTTGCTGGTTGCTGGTTAAGAGTTCATAATTCAATTGTTCTATTGTTCTATTGTTCAATTGTTCTATGTTTTTGTTCAAGGTTCGAGGTTATAGGGTTTAGAAGTTTAGAAGGTTTAGA is a window of Bacteroidales bacterium DNA encoding:
- a CDS encoding 2-C-methyl-D-erythritol 2,4-cyclodiphosphate synthase; translated protein: MNFRIGFGYDVHRFADGRKLILGGVKIPSTKGLLGHSDADVVIHAICDALLGAAGLRDIGFHFPDSDSTFKDADSRNILADVAALLQKDRWMVGNIDCTIALQAPKISAYIEEMRSVLSGILKVDANEVSIKATTTEGLGFVGHEEGAAAYAVALLYRATLAAE
- a CDS encoding AAA family ATPase, with the translated sequence MNQKEFTGSILEHLQHTPTAGQETLADLLAEFIFSRQENQRYPVFVLKGYAGTGKTSMVSSLVKSLPLLGKKTVLLAPTGRAAKVLSLYSGKPAFTVHRKIYMHQALPGGGISISLRTNLHKHTLFIVDEASMIQSESAGNDTILSSRNLLDDLIEYVYSSNCRLLLTGDTAQLPPVGLNISPALDTSYLGASYPLQLTSFELTEVVRQEKESGVLFNATLLREMLKMDSCEPPFFQLKNFDDIIRINGSELEDALNHSIHSKGVESTVVVTRSNKRANLFNKEIRNRILFRDPDVAAGDLMMVVKNNYFWLPPESQAGFIANGDTIEILRVRKTEDLYGFRFANVHARLVDYPDEPELELKIILNTIDSESAALTQEESKKLFGEVMLDYEAIPSKAERFRQLRSNPYYNALQVKFAYALTCHKTQGGQWEDVFVDQGYLPDDGINSEYLRWIYTALTRAVKRVYLVNFNDKLFGG
- the porV gene encoding type IX secretion system outer membrane channel protein PorV — translated: MCMRVLTNWKRFVLTLVFFSSISLSFSQNPNYIGQRLNTVTSAVPFLMIAPDARAGSMGDVGVSSTPDINSLHWNPAKYAFIEKDMGFSMAYSPWLRALVNDINLAYLTGYKRLDENSSVAGALLFFSLGDITFTNIEGQPIGNYRPSEFALSATYARKFSQHISGAVAGRFIHSNLTQGQEVQSQATKPGTSIAADVAVYYQKEVDLFNTDALVAWGINISNIGQKISYSDDNIQKDFIPTNLRFGPSLTFDLDDYNRISVLADFNKLLVPTPPLYMLDSLGQPVIGDDGRQLIFKGMDPEVSVPVGMFQSFHDAPDGFKEELREFSFGIGLEYWYDKQFALRGGYFHEHATKGNRKYFTLGVGLKYNVFGLDFSYLVPTAQKHPLENTLRFTLSFDFEAFRAQAATTN